TTTTCTATCCATGACATTACCAATGAAAAAATTATTGAAAAAGTTCAAGAAGGCATTTTTGAGATTGGCATTTGTTTTGAACCTAAACCGAATGATCAACTGATTTTTCAGCCCTTATTCAATGAAGACTTTTTGGCTCTGTTACCCAAACACCATGCCTTAGCCAAACAAAAAAGCGTGACATGGCTGGAACTCTGCTCTTACCCTTTTGTGACTTTACAAAACCCCTCGATTATTCGACATGTGATTGAGGAACATTGTGCAGCGCATCAAGTGGTGTTGGATTTGAAAGTCGAATGCCACCAAATCAGTTCGCTTTCACACTTTGTTGCCTATGGTATGGGCGTGAGTGCTATTCCACGGCATTTTCAGAAATTCATCGATCTTGAAAGAAATGTGTTGGTTGAAATTGAGGACAATCAAGCACAACTCGCTGTGGGCATTATTTATAAGAAAGATTATGAACTGTCTAACATCTCAGCCCAATTTATTGAAACCACACTTTGGCATCATTTTTAAAGCCTTACTTTTATCCTTAAAGATGAGTCTCTGCTTCTATTCGTTATTAATCAAATACTTATAATAATTTAAATATTTAAGGCATTTTGTATTCTTCGCACCTAGTTCTCTCTTTTTCCTTCTTTAATATTAATGATTAATGAGTTTTTTTTATTACACATTAGAAAGATTCAATTTCTAAAAAAAGCTGTGCAATGCTAAAAAAATAACAAGCAAGGAAGATCAGGAAATAAAAGATGAATAAAGTCGTCGCAAATGCAGCTGAAGCATTGGCTGATGTGGTTGCCAGTAATCAAACCGTTGCCGTGGGTGGTTTTGGCCTTTGTGGTATTCCAGAAGCATTAATTGATGCCTTAAAAGAAACAGGTGTCACAGGTTTAACCTGTATTTCAAATAATGCAGGTGTAGATGGCTTTGGTTTAGGTAAATTATTAGAAACCAAACAAATTAAAAAAATGATTGCGTCTTATGTTGGGGAAAATAAAGAGTTTGAGCGCCAGTATCTGAATGGTGAACTTG
This DNA window, taken from Acinetobacter sp. WCHA55, encodes the following:
- a CDS encoding LysR family transcriptional regulator; the encoded protein is MTLKQLKAFLVLARTLNYANAANELCLSQSALSLSIKTLEEELGGKLFKRNTRRVAITTEGQSLIPYAKKLLANWEDMEKDVKQRFKLNRGTLNIASMPFATHAVLPAVMHDFSQLHPNISFSIHDITNEKIIEKVQEGIFEIGICFEPKPNDQLIFQPLFNEDFLALLPKHHALAKQKSVTWLELCSYPFVTLQNPSIIRHVIEEHCAAHQVVLDLKVECHQISSLSHFVAYGMGVSAIPRHFQKFIDLERNVLVEIEDNQAQLAVGIIYKKDYELSNISAQFIETTLWHHF